Proteins from a single region of Anastrepha ludens isolate Willacy chromosome 5, idAnaLude1.1, whole genome shotgun sequence:
- the LOC128864517 gene encoding male accessory gland serine protease inhibitor-like produces the protein MAPLNIKFLILLSVLIAFSLSAYAQRCRPLANPTCGGQADPGRTGPGCVAGTRWSYNPNTRQCAAFTYQGCDGNTNRYCSRAACERNCVAGPRVIVG, from the exons ATGGCACcactaaatataaaatttttaatacttttaagcGTCTTAATAGCATTTAGCTTAAGCGCTTACGCACAGCGTTGCCGACCGCTCG CTAATCCTACATGCGGCGGGCAAGCTGATCCAGGCAGAACTGGTCCTGGCTGTGTGGCTGGCACTCGCTGGTCCTACAACCCGAACACCAGACAGTGCGCAGCCTTCACTTATCAGGGTTGCGATGGCAATACGAATCGCTATTGTTCGCGAGCTGCATGTGAACGAAATTGTGTTGCAGGACCAAGAGTAATTGTTGGATAA